The Enterococcus rotai genome includes a window with the following:
- a CDS encoding PTS sugar transporter subunit IIC, with protein sequence MNKLIFWLENSFSPKMNKVNNNPWIVSIKDSIMQTLPFIFLGSIFSMLAILNDYFPALPSFWVPFGWTMGKISLFVAFLIPFNLMEKKRLRKQRIVAGMSGLVLFLMIISPQIEKDGVVGFGHDALGAGGMFVAIVAGLIAGFVLVTLGKFTFFKEESVIPDFVRAWFDSMLPIGIIILFGWVVVLIMKVDLYNIVLSIFMPLSSFMESPGGFVGMMFLICFLYSMGISTWVLTPVVQPVLLKAIAENIALVQNGTASVETLNLVTSSTLYSAYLWIGGIGCTMPLVLMMMRARSKKISALGKACIVPSIFNINEPVIFGAVAWNPLLMIPMWLQGIVLPIVIYIFTKVIPFAPIPKVQFELWYCPFPFATWFTTGTITGIILMLVIFAISTAIWYPFFKAYDDQETKAENQTLKET encoded by the coding sequence ATGAATAAGTTGATCTTTTGGTTGGAAAATAGTTTCTCACCTAAAATGAACAAAGTAAACAATAATCCTTGGATTGTCAGTATTAAAGATTCAATCATGCAGACGTTGCCTTTTATTTTCTTAGGGTCGATTTTTTCAATGTTGGCTATTTTGAATGACTATTTTCCAGCTCTACCAAGTTTTTGGGTGCCGTTTGGCTGGACGATGGGCAAAATTTCATTGTTTGTGGCCTTCTTGATTCCATTTAACTTAATGGAGAAAAAAAGATTGCGCAAACAAAGAATTGTAGCTGGGATGAGCGGTTTAGTGCTGTTCTTGATGATTATTTCACCACAAATCGAAAAAGATGGTGTGGTCGGTTTTGGACATGATGCACTAGGTGCTGGCGGGATGTTTGTGGCAATTGTTGCGGGCTTGATTGCTGGATTTGTTTTAGTTACGCTAGGAAAATTTACGTTCTTTAAAGAAGAATCCGTGATTCCAGATTTTGTTAGAGCATGGTTTGATTCAATGTTACCGATCGGGATTATTATTCTTTTTGGCTGGGTCGTTGTTTTGATCATGAAAGTGGATTTATATAATATTGTTTTAAGTATTTTCATGCCGCTATCTAGTTTTATGGAATCACCTGGAGGTTTTGTGGGAATGATGTTTTTGATTTGCTTCCTTTATTCAATGGGGATTTCTACTTGGGTGCTAACGCCAGTGGTACAGCCCGTTTTATTGAAAGCAATCGCAGAAAATATTGCCCTTGTTCAAAATGGTACGGCTTCTGTTGAAACCTTAAATTTGGTGACAAGCAGTACTTTATACTCAGCTTATCTATGGATTGGAGGAATTGGTTGTACGATGCCGCTGGTATTAATGATGATGCGGGCTCGCTCTAAGAAAATCAGTGCATTAGGCAAAGCTTGTATCGTACCGTCGATTTTTAATATCAATGAACCCGTGATTTTTGGAGCAGTCGCTTGGAATCCGTTATTGATGATTCCGATGTGGCTACAGGGAATTGTTTTGCCAATTGTGATTTATATTTTTACAAAAGTCATTCCCTTTGCGCCAATTCCTAAAGTTCAATTTGAATTATGGTATTGTCCATTTCCATTTGCTACGTGGTTTACGACCGGGACAATCACTGGAATTATTTTAATGCTGGTCATTTTTGCGATATCCACGGCCATTTGGTATCCATTTTTTAAAGCATACGATGATCAAGAAACCAAAGCAGAAAATCAAACGTTGAAGGAGACTTAA
- a CDS encoding PTS sugar transporter subunit IIB, translated as MSDLNVLLVCGSGASSGFMAANMRKAAKVKNLDMSIVARSESEIENYIEEIDALMVGPHLEYIIDEIDEIIHGFPVKVILMKKEYYATLDGDAAVEHLLRSLKEDEQ; from the coding sequence ATGAGTGATTTAAACGTATTATTAGTCTGTGGGTCAGGTGCCAGTAGTGGGTTTATGGCAGCGAATATGCGCAAGGCGGCCAAGGTGAAAAATTTAGATATGAGTATTGTTGCAAGAAGTGAATCGGAGATCGAGAATTATATTGAGGAGATCGATGCTTTAATGGTCGGACCGCATCTTGAATATATCATTGATGAAATCGATGAGATTATTCACGGATTTCCAGTTAAAGTGATTTTGATGAAAAAAGAGTACTATGCAACGCTAGATGGGGATGCTGCAGTTGAACACTTGCTACGTTCGTTAAAAGAAGACGAACAGTGA